In the genome of Fusobacterium necrogenes, one region contains:
- a CDS encoding sigma-70 family RNA polymerase sigma factor, whose product MSENLITDDIVERAQQGNQEALNLILKEYKKFIFLNVRNYFLVGAEQDDLLQEGMIGLLKAIKNYSKEKASFKTFATLCIRRQILTAIRSSTAQKNSVLNEASGNNLEIEDIHEGYSKNLYLNKQYNPEAIFLSKEKVMEFQNFVEHNFSPFERKVFNYMIKGFSYKEIAEELEKTPKVIDNSFQRIKRKSELWLSTY is encoded by the coding sequence ATGAGTGAAAATTTAATAACAGATGATATAGTAGAAAGAGCACAGCAGGGGAATCAAGAAGCATTGAACTTAATTTTAAAGGAATACAAGAAATTTATATTTTTGAATGTAAGAAACTATTTTTTAGTTGGTGCTGAGCAAGATGACTTGCTCCAAGAGGGAATGATAGGATTGTTAAAAGCTATAAAGAATTATAGTAAGGAAAAAGCTTCTTTTAAAACTTTTGCGACTTTATGTATAAGAAGGCAAATATTGACTGCTATTAGAAGTTCAACGGCGCAGAAAAATAGCGTTTTGAACGAGGCTAGTGGAAATAATTTAGAGATTGAAGATATTCATGAAGGTTATTCGAAAAATCTTTACTTAAATAAGCAGTATAATCCTGAGGCTATATTTTTATCTAAAGAGAAAGTGATGGAGTTTCAAAATTTTGTAGAGCATAATTTTAGTCCATTTGAAAGAAAAGTATTTAATTACATGATAAAAGGATTTTCGTATAAAGAAATAGCTGAAGAACTCGAGAAAACACCTAAAGTAATAGATAATAGTTTTCAAAGGATAAAAAGGAAAAGTGAGTTATGGTTAAGTACCTACTAA
- the rlmB gene encoding 23S rRNA (guanosine(2251)-2'-O)-methyltransferase RlmB: MEKIIGINPVIEVLQNKEKTIEKLEIFKGAKDEKVNKIKRLASERNIKIFYTDKKRENSQGVVVYISDYDYYVDFGAFLEKIAPLEKSIVLILDEIQDPRNFGALIRSAEVFGVKGIIIPERNAVRINETVVKTSTGAIEYVDIVKVTNISDAISKLKKLDYWVYGAEGEGSKDYSQEKYPSRTALVLGSEGNGMRKKVKESCDVLIKIPMYGKINSLNVSVAGGIILSEIVKSF; this comes from the coding sequence ATGGAGAAAATAATAGGTATAAATCCAGTTATTGAAGTTTTACAAAATAAAGAAAAGACAATAGAAAAGCTGGAGATTTTTAAAGGAGCCAAGGATGAAAAAGTAAATAAAATAAAAAGATTAGCTTCTGAGAGAAATATTAAGATATTTTATACTGATAAAAAAAGAGAAAATTCACAAGGTGTTGTAGTTTATATAAGTGATTATGATTATTATGTTGATTTTGGAGCTTTCTTAGAGAAAATAGCGCCGCTTGAAAAGTCTATTGTGCTAATACTAGATGAAATTCAAGATCCAAGAAATTTTGGAGCCTTGATAAGAAGTGCGGAAGTTTTTGGAGTAAAGGGAATAATTATTCCAGAAAGAAATGCTGTAAGAATAAATGAAACGGTTGTTAAAACTTCAACTGGAGCAATAGAGTATGTGGATATAGTAAAAGTTACAAATATATCTGATGCTATTAGTAAATTAAAAAAATTAGATTATTGGGTATATGGAGCAGAAGGAGAAGGAAGTAAGGATTATTCTCAAGAGAAATATCCTAGTAGAACAGCATTAGTTCTTGGAAGTGAAGGAAATGGAATGAGGAAGAAAGTGAAAGAAAGCTGTGATGTTCTTATAAAAATACCAATGTATGGAAAGATAAACTCTTTAAATGTTTCAGTAGCTGGAGGAATAATTTTATCTGAGATAGTAAAATCTTTCTAG